From Apis cerana isolate GH-2021 linkage group LG10, AcerK_1.0, whole genome shotgun sequence, one genomic window encodes:
- the LOC107993132 gene encoding uncharacterized protein LOC107993132 isoform X2 produces the protein MKFIKTLFFIFICVILINNISTKFNIGKGFVKNRKSNGKSGNRKSYGSLYHTSNRANPNYAQANKNINTQFLNAESGGATRLILQNGEKQKNENKQTSSFYPSAPQQDHIMKSATAQNYDQITSHQTNFPWSNPYLGNNRQSTIQTHIINKPPISNQPGIVPNSQPPPIGFKDYVYPQSHITSANTQSIHREYPPYPTHHMPLSNTWPNSVSSLPYQTNSMPLRNPYSVHSSEGIYNTHGQPSYSTHYPTTHILAQPAVQPFVPGQTILMVPGQQDSGRGFGQMIKEALVFSTINAGVNRILNPHTTHDYVENRPDSTSTTTTHITYNNQYFNTPLGVNDEKMNSTNVLQVTGFPNNSTGIFTSNIDNVHRNGIPIIESHINENINTSTIVSSDQKNLSNNESISINNTFFYKISDDELFKISEELFAKSSRNIYKFIKLNLQTKVTSLNVTDEAKESLFKIESKLLDYPSIYVTRSLYNSYEYDFRKKLNRTLETRKQENLLIDAFLNTNEMTIAMQWLADHGFIDPDDFERKDVLRRIWFTIFSGSTCGFERVFASENYGTAIIGVQDWIYFEYLESLKRIDYMGYVDKLDFGNSASLLKLNFQIDGIVRSNVTIFVGTLPELEMALYTICFYARSNNLCPVSFGGTKFNIYTHSFIHFGNEVIDLGLPIF, from the exons atgaagtttataaaaacacttttctttatattcatttgtgttattttaatta ataatattagtacaaaatttaatattgggaAAGGTTTTGTTAAAAACAGAAAATCAAATGGAAAATCTGGAAATAGAAAATCATATGGATCTTTATATCATACATCAAATAGAGCAAATCCTAATTATG ctcaagcaaataaaaatattaatacacaatttttaaatgctGAGAGTGGAGGAGCAACACGATTAA TTTTACAAAAtggagaaaaacaaaaaaatgaaaacaaacaaACCTCATCTTTTTATCCATCTGCACCACAACAAGATCATATTATGAAATCTGCTACAGCACAAAATTatg ATCAGATAACATCAcatcaaacaaattttcccTGGAGCAATCCCTATTTAGGAAATAATAGACAAAGTACAATTCAaacacatataattaataagccACCAATATCGAATCAACCAGGAATTGTACCAAATTCTCAACCTCCTCCAATTGGATTCAAAGATTATGTTTATCCACAGAGTCATATAACTTCGGCTAATACTCAATCTATACATAGAGAATATCCTCCTTATCCTACACATCATATGCCTTTAAGTAACACATGGCCAAATTCAGTTTCTTCTCTACCTTATCAAACGAATTCAATGCCATTAAGAAATCCTTATTCTGTACATTCTTCTGAAGGTATTTATAATACACATGGACAACCTTCTTATTCAACACATTATCCAACAACACATATATTAGCACAACCTGCAGTACAACCATTTGTACCTGGTCAAACTATTCTAATGGTACCAGGGCAACAAGATTCTGGTCGAGGTTTTGGTCAAATGATCAAGGAAGCTCTTGTATTTTCAACTATTAATGCAGGtgttaatagaatattaaatcctCATACTACTCATGATTATGTAGAAAATAGACCTGATTCTACTTCAACAACTACAACTCATATTACTTAtaacaatcaatattttaatactccaCTTGGAGTTAATGATGAGAAAATGAATTCCACAAATGTATTACAAGTAACTGGATTTCCTAATAATTCAACTGGAATATTTACTTCTAATATAGACAATG TTCATAGAAACGGAATACCCATTATTGAATCTCATATAAAtgagaatataaatacttcTACAATTGTGTCAAGTGATcaaaaaaatctatctaaCAATGAATCTATAAGCATAAAtaacacatttttttataaaatttcggatgatgaactttttaaaatatcagaagaattatttgcaaaaagttcgcgcaatatatataaatttataaaattgaatttacaaaCTAAAGTTACATCTCTTAATGTAACAGATGAAGCTAAAGAATC attatttaaaatagaatcaaaATTGTTAGATTATCCATCAATTTATGTAACACGATCTCTATATAATAGTTATGAATATGATTTTCGTAAGAAATTGAATCGTACTTTGGAAAcaagaaaacaagaaaatcttttgattgatgcatttttaaatacaaatgagATGACAATAGCTATGCAATGGTTAGCTGATCATGGATTCATTGATCCAgatgattttgaaagaaaagatgTACTTCGTCGAATTTGGTTTACTATATTCAGCGGAAGTACATGCGGATTTGAACGTGTATTTGCATCTGAAAATTATGGTACAGCTATTATTGGTGTACAAGATtggatttatttcgaatatctaGAATCTTTGAAACGTATAGATTATATGGGTTACGtagataaattagattttggaaat agtgcttcattactaaaattaaattttcaaatagatGGGATTGTTAGATCAAATGTAACAATATTTGTGGGTACTTTACCTGAGTTGGAAATGGCTTTGTACACGATATGCTTTTATGCAAGATCAAATAATCTTTGTCCAGTTTCTTTTGGTGGTacaaagtttaatatttatactcattcatttatacatttcGGAAACGAAGTTATAGATCTTGGACttccaattttctaa
- the LOC107993132 gene encoding uncharacterized protein LOC107993132 isoform X1 — MKFIKTLFFIFICVILINNISTKFNIGKGFVKNRKSNGKSGNRKSYGSLYHTSNRANPNYAQANKNINTQFLNAESGGATRLIQTKPFQPLYPTKPISVLQNGEKQKNENKQTSSFYPSAPQQDHIMKSATAQNYDQITSHQTNFPWSNPYLGNNRQSTIQTHIINKPPISNQPGIVPNSQPPPIGFKDYVYPQSHITSANTQSIHREYPPYPTHHMPLSNTWPNSVSSLPYQTNSMPLRNPYSVHSSEGIYNTHGQPSYSTHYPTTHILAQPAVQPFVPGQTILMVPGQQDSGRGFGQMIKEALVFSTINAGVNRILNPHTTHDYVENRPDSTSTTTTHITYNNQYFNTPLGVNDEKMNSTNVLQVTGFPNNSTGIFTSNIDNVHRNGIPIIESHINENINTSTIVSSDQKNLSNNESISINNTFFYKISDDELFKISEELFAKSSRNIYKFIKLNLQTKVTSLNVTDEAKESLFKIESKLLDYPSIYVTRSLYNSYEYDFRKKLNRTLETRKQENLLIDAFLNTNEMTIAMQWLADHGFIDPDDFERKDVLRRIWFTIFSGSTCGFERVFASENYGTAIIGVQDWIYFEYLESLKRIDYMGYVDKLDFGNSASLLKLNFQIDGIVRSNVTIFVGTLPELEMALYTICFYARSNNLCPVSFGGTKFNIYTHSFIHFGNEVIDLGLPIF; from the exons atgaagtttataaaaacacttttctttatattcatttgtgttattttaatta ataatattagtacaaaatttaatattgggaAAGGTTTTGTTAAAAACAGAAAATCAAATGGAAAATCTGGAAATAGAAAATCATATGGATCTTTATATCATACATCAAATAGAGCAAATCCTAATTATG ctcaagcaaataaaaatattaatacacaatttttaaatgctGAGAGTGGAGGAGCAACACGATTAA ttcaAACAAAGCCTTTTCAACCATTATATCCTACAAAGCCTATTTCAGTTTTACAAAAtggagaaaaacaaaaaaatgaaaacaaacaaACCTCATCTTTTTATCCATCTGCACCACAACAAGATCATATTATGAAATCTGCTACAGCACAAAATTatg ATCAGATAACATCAcatcaaacaaattttcccTGGAGCAATCCCTATTTAGGAAATAATAGACAAAGTACAATTCAaacacatataattaataagccACCAATATCGAATCAACCAGGAATTGTACCAAATTCTCAACCTCCTCCAATTGGATTCAAAGATTATGTTTATCCACAGAGTCATATAACTTCGGCTAATACTCAATCTATACATAGAGAATATCCTCCTTATCCTACACATCATATGCCTTTAAGTAACACATGGCCAAATTCAGTTTCTTCTCTACCTTATCAAACGAATTCAATGCCATTAAGAAATCCTTATTCTGTACATTCTTCTGAAGGTATTTATAATACACATGGACAACCTTCTTATTCAACACATTATCCAACAACACATATATTAGCACAACCTGCAGTACAACCATTTGTACCTGGTCAAACTATTCTAATGGTACCAGGGCAACAAGATTCTGGTCGAGGTTTTGGTCAAATGATCAAGGAAGCTCTTGTATTTTCAACTATTAATGCAGGtgttaatagaatattaaatcctCATACTACTCATGATTATGTAGAAAATAGACCTGATTCTACTTCAACAACTACAACTCATATTACTTAtaacaatcaatattttaatactccaCTTGGAGTTAATGATGAGAAAATGAATTCCACAAATGTATTACAAGTAACTGGATTTCCTAATAATTCAACTGGAATATTTACTTCTAATATAGACAATG TTCATAGAAACGGAATACCCATTATTGAATCTCATATAAAtgagaatataaatacttcTACAATTGTGTCAAGTGATcaaaaaaatctatctaaCAATGAATCTATAAGCATAAAtaacacatttttttataaaatttcggatgatgaactttttaaaatatcagaagaattatttgcaaaaagttcgcgcaatatatataaatttataaaattgaatttacaaaCTAAAGTTACATCTCTTAATGTAACAGATGAAGCTAAAGAATC attatttaaaatagaatcaaaATTGTTAGATTATCCATCAATTTATGTAACACGATCTCTATATAATAGTTATGAATATGATTTTCGTAAGAAATTGAATCGTACTTTGGAAAcaagaaaacaagaaaatcttttgattgatgcatttttaaatacaaatgagATGACAATAGCTATGCAATGGTTAGCTGATCATGGATTCATTGATCCAgatgattttgaaagaaaagatgTACTTCGTCGAATTTGGTTTACTATATTCAGCGGAAGTACATGCGGATTTGAACGTGTATTTGCATCTGAAAATTATGGTACAGCTATTATTGGTGTACAAGATtggatttatttcgaatatctaGAATCTTTGAAACGTATAGATTATATGGGTTACGtagataaattagattttggaaat agtgcttcattactaaaattaaattttcaaatagatGGGATTGTTAGATCAAATGTAACAATATTTGTGGGTACTTTACCTGAGTTGGAAATGGCTTTGTACACGATATGCTTTTATGCAAGATCAAATAATCTTTGTCCAGTTTCTTTTGGTGGTacaaagtttaatatttatactcattcatttatacatttcGGAAACGAAGTTATAGATCTTGGACttccaattttctaa
- the LOC107993116 gene encoding DNA mismatch repair protein MutL-like isoform X2, whose amino-acid sequence METSMIAVNVMNIANCVSELVSNSLHVNATSIAIRFHSEERKIQVIDNGIGIPKAELKTIAEYNNKNYCNYPIRHDIHNWKKQTLINIRRLSNIMMITSRYYNSSKTYMKIFKIYHESNIERTERRPSQGTTITIYGFHELSLNKWNIAFMYYLIENIAIANPQTSFTIRDDKIKKVTMIITKPHNPINIFKLLYNKKVMFHKVWFIRSKQKSDIKFCAYIGISNSNFTVPQHIFINNKLVHCPLILQIISTIFINTLKFFKKQIVEKEAIFILLFIICNEYIFIIENGKRTLMLSNIYNLLQSIKNKIINIFIKDIKPLSVNDSKCSNKANKQKFKNNEIQLITDHLMQLHTSTLQNTKSIQLTLSEWSNWSDSKNLKQCENNSLRFYKHFDFLPEKLHKLLRGNTKLIQTNILNAYDENLYSIKVKSELQIPDILPHQEIDVRLCKNDRFCEFKINKKLLKFIKILGQLNNELIVGLVIQNNVKILLLMDQHAIHERIRYEQLLHGKNL is encoded by the exons atggaAACGTCAATGATTGCAGTCAATGTAATGAATATTGCCAACTGTGTCTCAGAATTG gtGTCAAATTCTTTACACGTCAATGCTACATCAATTGCAATACGATTTCACAGTGAAGAACGTAAAATTCAAGTAATAGATAATGGTATAGGAATACCGAAAGcagaattaaaaacaattgcagaatataataacaaaaattattgcaattatccAATTAGACATGATATTCATAACTGGAAAAAGCAAACacttattaatattcgtaGATTGTCtaatataatgatgataacttctagatattataattcatctaaaacatatatgaag attttcaaaatatatcacgAATCAAACATTGAAAGGACTGAAAGAAGACCTTCTCAGGGTACCACAATAACTATTTATGGATTTCATGAATTATCCCTAAACAAATGGAATATAgcttttatgtattatttaattgaaaacattGCTATAGCCAATCCTCAA ACTTCATTCACTATTAgagatgataaaattaaaaaagttaccaTGATAATTACTAAGCCACATAAtccaataaacatttttaaattgttatataataaaaaagtaatgttTCATAAAGTATGGTTTATAAGATCTAAACAAAAATCTGATATCAAATTCTGTGCATATATTGGAATatcaaattctaattttactgTCCCTcagcatatttttataaataataaacttgttCATTGCcctttaattttgcaaataatttccactatttttattaatacactaaaattcttcaaaaaacaaatagtCGAGAAAGaggcaatttttattctattattcattatatgtaatgaatacatttttattatagagaatggaaaaagaacattaatgctttctaatatatataatttattacaaagtattaaaaacaagataataaatatttttataaaagatattaaacctTTGTCTGTTAATGATTCAAAATGTAGCAATAAAgctaataaacaaaaatttaaaaataatgaaatacagCTAATTACAGATCATTTAATGCAATTACATACATCTACTTTGCAAAATACAAAAAGCATTCAATTAACACTTTCTGAGTGGTCTAACTGGtctgattctaaaaatttgaaacaatgtgaaaataattctttaagattttataagcattttgattttttaccagaaaaattacataaactaTTGCGtggaaatacaaaattaatacaaacaaatattttaaatgcatatgatgaaaatttatactcaattaaagtaaaatctgAATTGCAaa tTCCAGATATATTACCTCATCAAGAAATTGATGTGCGTCTATGtaaaaatgatcgattttgtgaatttaaaataaataaaaaactgttaaaatttattaaa ATATTAGGACAATTGAACAATGAACTAATAGTAGGATtagtaattcaaaataatgtaaagatacttttattaatGGATCAACATGCAATTCATGAAAGGATAAGATATGAACAATTACTTCatggtaaaaatttataa
- the LOC107993116 gene encoding DNA mismatch repair protein MutL-like isoform X1, protein METSMIAVNVMNIANCVSELVSNSLHVNATSIAIRFHSEERKIQVIDNGIGIPKAELKTIAEYNNKNYCNYPIRHDIHNWKKQTLINIRRLSNIMMITSRYYNSSKTYMKIFKIYHESNIERTERRPSQGTTITIYGFHELSLNKWNIAFMYYLIENIAIANPQTSFTIRDDKIKKVTMIITKPHNPINIFKLLYNKKVMFHKVWFIRSKQKSDIKFCAYIGISNSNFTVPQHIFINNKLVHCPLILQIISTIFINTLKFFKKQIVEKEAIFILLFIICNEYIFIIENGKRTLMLSNIYNLLQSIKNKIINIFIKDIKPLSVNDSKCSNKANKQKFKNNEIQLITDHLMQLHTSTLQNTKSIQLTLSEWSNWSDSKNLKQCENNSLRFYKHFDFLPEKLHKLLRGNTKLIQTNILNAYDENLYSIKVKSELQIPDILPHQEIDVRLCKNDRFCEFKINKKLLKFIKILGQLNNELIVGLVIQNNVKILLLMDQHAIHERIRYEQLLHEYKSQIRNQLFSIKLKNPVVVKLSAKSCNLLLSNHKMLRRFGITFNILDNNNIIIRTVPECLKKNNYSELKLKLNIQNLLNELIQNSTKYINYQINDLPITIHNAIVMKACHGMLFFLLYIYIFFFNFINLTNIIYKV, encoded by the exons atggaAACGTCAATGATTGCAGTCAATGTAATGAATATTGCCAACTGTGTCTCAGAATTG gtGTCAAATTCTTTACACGTCAATGCTACATCAATTGCAATACGATTTCACAGTGAAGAACGTAAAATTCAAGTAATAGATAATGGTATAGGAATACCGAAAGcagaattaaaaacaattgcagaatataataacaaaaattattgcaattatccAATTAGACATGATATTCATAACTGGAAAAAGCAAACacttattaatattcgtaGATTGTCtaatataatgatgataacttctagatattataattcatctaaaacatatatgaag attttcaaaatatatcacgAATCAAACATTGAAAGGACTGAAAGAAGACCTTCTCAGGGTACCACAATAACTATTTATGGATTTCATGAATTATCCCTAAACAAATGGAATATAgcttttatgtattatttaattgaaaacattGCTATAGCCAATCCTCAA ACTTCATTCACTATTAgagatgataaaattaaaaaagttaccaTGATAATTACTAAGCCACATAAtccaataaacatttttaaattgttatataataaaaaagtaatgttTCATAAAGTATGGTTTATAAGATCTAAACAAAAATCTGATATCAAATTCTGTGCATATATTGGAATatcaaattctaattttactgTCCCTcagcatatttttataaataataaacttgttCATTGCcctttaattttgcaaataatttccactatttttattaatacactaaaattcttcaaaaaacaaatagtCGAGAAAGaggcaatttttattctattattcattatatgtaatgaatacatttttattatagagaatggaaaaagaacattaatgctttctaatatatataatttattacaaagtattaaaaacaagataataaatatttttataaaagatattaaacctTTGTCTGTTAATGATTCAAAATGTAGCAATAAAgctaataaacaaaaatttaaaaataatgaaatacagCTAATTACAGATCATTTAATGCAATTACATACATCTACTTTGCAAAATACAAAAAGCATTCAATTAACACTTTCTGAGTGGTCTAACTGGtctgattctaaaaatttgaaacaatgtgaaaataattctttaagattttataagcattttgattttttaccagaaaaattacataaactaTTGCGtggaaatacaaaattaatacaaacaaatattttaaatgcatatgatgaaaatttatactcaattaaagtaaaatctgAATTGCAaa tTCCAGATATATTACCTCATCAAGAAATTGATGTGCGTCTATGtaaaaatgatcgattttgtgaatttaaaataaataaaaaactgttaaaatttattaaa ATATTAGGACAATTGAACAATGAACTAATAGTAGGATtagtaattcaaaataatgtaaagatacttttattaatGGATCAACATGCAATTCATGAAAGGATAAGATATGAACAATTACTTCatg aatacaaATCACAAAtaagaaatcaattattttctatcaaattaaaaaatcctgTGGTTGTAAAACTATCTGCAAAGAGTTGCAATTTACTTTTATCTAATCATAAAATGTTAAGAAGATTTggtataacttttaatatattagataacaataacataataatacgAACAGTGCcagaatgtttaaaaaaaaacaattatagtgaattgaaattaaaattaaatatacaaaatcttttaaacgaattaatacaaaattctacaaaatatataaactatcaaattaatgatttaccAATTACTATACATAATGCAATTGTAATGAAAGCTTGCCATGGTatgctcttttttcttttatatatatatatatttttttttaatttcataaatttaacaaacatcatatataaagtataa
- the LOC107993115 gene encoding endoribonuclease CG2145, with protein sequence MNIKLILICTILVLFVFVDIGNGKSSKRRTGSSGWGSVFRSRSTPRPRISQTSNQGSSNPNKIGWNVPDKKPTGTNTAPKPSAPISEQSAKTSATNVQSGYNPSGGYPRQPASNPYYTNPNQPYNPSIGQSHNPSLGQGYNPSLGSGYNLGGNPGIGGHVPYGTQSYNGYNPGHSYNSPLGQFNPSMGQIPQQIFVQQAQRPGIGQLAKEAFVFAGVSAGVNAAVNRLLPGGIYGTRGTGGGSHTEITYNNYYNNGTAPVPISNAEQSAVNVAQSTTTSTIQSQSTQTAQSAVEASQTSQINAGTNNASPTNTNSQESAQNNPNPLGFITSNDDIKKLTESLFEKEKNNALKYITINLQGQKKDDSTSDDAAEPLLSVKDEAYEIPTIKAIIMLHNNYELDVKVKEVVTSEERKEESELLDKILETDIIKTTMKFLVDKGYIQDDEFEFKDTMKRIWFSQFKRIDGDASSSGFETVFLAEQFDSDIIGLHNWIYYAKQEAEKKLNYLGYIKEVKLGDKAAVLKVRSSLNEIVQPITTLFVGTSPELEFALYTMCFFTRPNNVCPISLGGTEFVIFVSRINYFGKDILISGYPDI encoded by the exons ATGAACATCAAGCTAATTCTAATTTGTACGATTCTTGTGTTGTTTGTTTTTG TTGATATTGGAAATGGAAAATCGAGTAAACGGAGAACCGGAAGTAGTGGATGGGGATCTGTATTTCGTTCAAGATCAACACCTCGTCCTCGTATATCCCAAACATCAAATCaag GAAGTTCAAATCCAAATAAAATAGGATGGAATGTGCCAGATAAAAAACCAACTGGAACCAATACTGCCCCTAAACCATCTGCTCCTATATCCGAACAAAGTGCTAAAACTAGTGCAACGAATGTACAATCTGGTTATAATCCCTCag gtGGATATCCTCGTCAACCAGCAAGTAATCCTTATTATACAAATCCTAATCAACCCTATAATCCATCAATTGGACAAAGTCATAATCCTTCACTTGGTCAAGGATACAATCCTTCTTTAGGTTCTGGTTATAATCTAGGTGGTAATCCTGGAATAGGAGGACATGTACCTTATGGAACACAATCTTATAATGGATATAATCCAGGACACTCATATAATTCACCATTGGGACAGTTCAATCCATCTATGGGTCAAATACCACAACAAATCTTTGTACAACAAGCACAGAGACCTGGTATTGGACAACTTGCAAAAGAAGCATTTGTTTTTGCTGGTGTAAGCGCAGGAGTGAATGCAGCTGTTAATAGATTACTACCAGGAGGAATATATGGCACTAGAGGCACTGGAGGAGGCTCTCATACTGAaattacgtataataattattataataatgggACTGCACCTGTCCCAATTTCAAATGCTGAACAATCGGCAGTTAATGTAGCTCAATCTACAACTACATCAACTATTCAGTCTCAGTCAACTCAAACAGCCCAATCTGCTGTTGAAGCATCACAAACTTCCCAAATTAATGCAGGTACTAACAATGCATCACCAACTAATACAAATTCTCAAGAATCAGCGCAAAATAATCCCAATCCATTGGGATTTATCACTTCCaatgatgatattaaaaaactaacaGAAAGTTTAtttgagaaagagaagaacaatgctcttaaatatataacaataaatttgcaaGGTCAGAAGAAAGATGATAGTACCAGTGATGATGCTGCTGAACC gttGCTAAGTGTGAAAGATGAAGCTTATGAAATTCCAACAATAAAAGCCATAATAatgttacataataattatgaattggaTGTTAAAGTAAAAGAGGTAGTCACATCAGAAGAGCGTAAAGAAGAATCTGAACTCCttgataaaattcttgaaacagacataataaaaacaactatgaaatttttagttgATAAAGGATACATTCAAGatgatgaatttgaatttaaagacACTATGAAACGCATATGGTTTTCTCAATTTAAACGAATCGACGGAGATGCATCAAGTTCTGGTTTTGAAACAGTATTCCTAGCTGAACAATTTGATTCAGATATAATTGGATTACATAATTGGATCTATTACGCGAAACAAGAAGCAGAGAAGAAGCTCAATTATCTTGGATATATCAAAGAAGTCAAATTGGGTGAC aaAGCAGCAGTTTTAAAAGTACGTTcatcattaaatgaaatagtaCAACCTATCACAACTCTCTTTGTTGGTACATCACCAGAATTGGAATTTGCTTTGTATACGATGTGTTTTTTTACTCGACCGAATAACGTTTGTCCAATTTCTTTAGGAGGGActgaatttgtaatttttgtaagCAGAATCAATTACTttggaaaagatattttaatttcgggATATCCTGATATTTAA